In Aeromicrobium marinum DSM 15272, one genomic interval encodes:
- a CDS encoding MFS transporter: MTSVVTPATEPPTEPGDEAVVRRRTGRWIEHWDPEDPDFWESSGRQVARRNLVWSIFAEHLGFSVWLLWSVSAAMLARAGFDFSAQQLFFLVAVPNLVGSLLRLPYTFAVPTFGGRNWTMISAALLVVPTVLFVIVVQRPDTPYWAFVVIAATAGFGGGNFSSSMTNINYFYPTRLKGSALGLNAAGGNIGVALIQFFLPIIVGAGGAFGAIKAADAINLQRVGYLYAVLAVIGAVAAYLFMNNLASASGKPRETLAVARYKHTWIMSLLYIGTFGSFIGYSAAMPLLIKINFFRSPIPTESIGINFVYYAFLGALVGSLTRPFGGWLADRVGGARVTLGCFLAMIVGTLGVFYSLTLLDPVPVPAPEQIAAWTADPASFPGFSPEITAAVNHNSDIFPWFLGLFLFVFAATGIANGSTYKMIPHIFKAQAQNATTAGTDERRAAEARAVKEGSAALGIIGAAGAMGGFLIPITFGSPWVGDPVEACKAAFMVFAAYYVLCSVVTWSVYRRPGATMAEAGV, encoded by the coding sequence ATGACCAGCGTCGTCACCCCCGCCACCGAACCGCCCACCGAGCCCGGCGACGAGGCGGTCGTCCGACGCCGCACGGGTCGCTGGATCGAGCACTGGGACCCCGAGGACCCGGACTTCTGGGAGTCGTCCGGCCGGCAGGTCGCCCGACGCAACCTCGTCTGGTCGATCTTCGCCGAGCACCTCGGCTTCTCCGTCTGGTTGTTGTGGAGCGTGAGCGCAGCGATGCTGGCGAGGGCCGGCTTCGACTTCAGCGCCCAGCAGCTGTTCTTCCTCGTCGCCGTGCCGAACCTGGTGGGTTCGCTGCTGCGACTTCCCTACACGTTCGCGGTGCCCACGTTCGGTGGCCGCAACTGGACCATGATCAGTGCCGCCCTGCTGGTCGTTCCCACGGTGCTGTTCGTCATCGTGGTCCAGCGGCCCGACACGCCGTACTGGGCCTTCGTCGTGATCGCCGCGACAGCCGGATTCGGAGGCGGCAACTTCTCGTCCTCCATGACCAACATCAACTACTTCTACCCGACCCGGCTCAAGGGTTCAGCGCTCGGACTGAACGCGGCCGGCGGCAACATCGGGGTCGCCCTGATCCAGTTCTTCCTGCCGATCATCGTCGGTGCGGGTGGCGCCTTCGGAGCGATCAAGGCGGCCGACGCGATCAACCTCCAGCGGGTCGGATATCTCTACGCCGTCCTCGCCGTCATCGGCGCGGTGGCGGCCTACCTGTTCATGAACAACCTGGCGTCAGCGAGCGGCAAGCCACGCGAGACGCTGGCCGTGGCCCGGTACAAGCACACCTGGATCATGTCGTTGCTGTACATCGGGACCTTCGGGTCCTTCATCGGCTACTCGGCGGCCATGCCGCTGCTGATCAAGATCAACTTCTTCCGGTCGCCGATCCCGACGGAGTCCATCGGCATCAACTTCGTCTACTACGCCTTCCTCGGCGCGCTCGTGGGGTCGCTCACGCGCCCGTTCGGCGGCTGGCTGGCAGACCGCGTCGGTGGCGCCCGGGTCACCCTCGGATGCTTCCTGGCGATGATCGTCGGCACCCTGGGGGTCTTCTACTCCCTCACCCTGCTCGATCCCGTGCCCGTACCTGCGCCGGAGCAGATCGCGGCCTGGACCGCCGACCCCGCCTCGTTCCCCGGCTTCTCGCCGGAGATCACGGCCGCGGTGAACCACAACTCCGACATCTTCCCGTGGTTCCTCGGGCTGTTCCTGTTCGTGTTCGCCGCGACGGGAATCGCCAACGGTTCGACCTACAAGATGATCCCGCACATCTTCAAGGCGCAGGCGCAGAATGCCACCACCGCCGGCACCGACGAGCGCAGGGCGGCAGAGGCCAGGGCCGTCAAGGAGGGTTCGGCGGCCCTGGGCATCATCGGAGCGGCCGGCGCGATGGGTGGGTTCCTGATCCCCATCACGTTCGGCTCGCCCTGGGTCGGCGATCCCGTGGAGGCGTGCAAGGCGGCGTTCATGGTGTTCGCCGCGTACTACGTCCTCTGCTCGGTCGTCACCTGGTCGGTCTACCGCCGACCCGGAGCGACCATGGCCGAGGCAGGCGTGTGA
- a CDS encoding molybdopterin oxidoreductase family protein, which produces MTDTHCPYCALQCAQTLSEGDADTLVAVPRAFPTNVNGMCQKGWTSTELLTVRDRLTVPLRRTVDGDFVEVGWDEALDDIAARVRAVRESAGPDGVAVFGGGGLTNEKAYQLGKFARLALRTRLIDYNGRFCMSSAAAAANRTLGVDRGLPFPLTDLNDADVVVLFGSNLADTMPPAVQHLGGVRSRGGLVVVDPRRSATARLTDDGAGEHVQLVPGTDLVLVLGLLHVVFAESLVDTGYLADRVDGVDAVRRSVAEWWPERVAATTGVSETQVRRMARLLADASPHRGGGGAFLLTGRGSEQHTDGTDTVTAVIDLALALGLVGAERGGYGAITGQGNGQGGREHGQKSDQLPGYRMIADPAAREHVAAVWGVRPDQIPGPGVPAVELLASLGTPDGPRALFVHGSNIVVSAPDAGAVRRRLESLDLVVVCDIVPSETAMLADYVLPVTQWAEEDGTMTSLEGRVLRRRQAVRAPAGVRSELEIFADLARRLEAPGTWATEPREVFDELRRASAGGRADYAGISYDRLDAGEALHWPCPTDDHPGTPRLFADSFPTPSGRASMVAVRQTGPAEVVSADAPVWLVTGRVLQHYQSGAQTRRVAKLNGSMPRAYVEIHPALAQRIGVEGVDEISITSVRGSMRAQARISPDIRPDTVFVPFHFADEGLVNAVTLAAVDPVSGMPEFKVCAVSVARTRT; this is translated from the coding sequence GTGACCGACACCCACTGCCCCTACTGTGCGCTCCAGTGCGCCCAGACGTTGTCGGAGGGGGACGCCGACACCCTGGTCGCCGTGCCGCGGGCGTTTCCCACGAACGTCAACGGCATGTGCCAGAAGGGCTGGACCAGCACCGAGCTGCTGACGGTCCGGGACCGACTCACGGTTCCGTTGCGCCGCACGGTCGACGGCGACTTCGTGGAGGTCGGCTGGGACGAGGCACTCGACGACATCGCCGCACGGGTCCGAGCCGTCCGGGAGTCGGCGGGACCGGACGGTGTCGCCGTCTTCGGGGGCGGGGGTCTCACCAACGAGAAGGCGTACCAGCTCGGCAAGTTCGCCAGGCTCGCGCTCAGAACCCGCCTGATCGACTACAACGGCCGGTTCTGCATGTCCTCGGCCGCTGCCGCCGCGAACCGGACCCTCGGCGTCGATCGTGGACTGCCGTTCCCCCTCACCGACCTCAACGACGCCGACGTCGTGGTGCTGTTCGGCAGCAACCTGGCGGACACCATGCCGCCGGCCGTCCAGCACCTGGGCGGTGTGCGGTCTCGCGGGGGTCTGGTCGTCGTCGACCCGCGCCGCAGCGCCACCGCAAGACTGACCGATGACGGCGCGGGCGAGCATGTCCAGCTGGTCCCGGGCACCGATCTCGTGCTGGTCCTGGGGTTGCTGCACGTCGTCTTCGCCGAGTCCCTGGTGGACACCGGATACCTGGCGGACCGGGTCGACGGCGTGGATGCGGTCCGCCGCAGTGTCGCCGAGTGGTGGCCGGAGCGGGTGGCCGCCACGACCGGGGTGTCCGAGACCCAGGTACGTCGCATGGCCCGCCTCCTCGCGGACGCCAGTCCCCACCGCGGGGGTGGGGGCGCCTTCCTCCTGACCGGCCGTGGCTCCGAGCAGCACACCGACGGCACCGACACGGTGACGGCCGTCATCGACCTCGCCCTGGCCCTCGGCCTCGTGGGTGCCGAGCGCGGCGGCTACGGCGCCATCACCGGGCAGGGCAACGGTCAGGGCGGTCGCGAGCACGGTCAGAAGTCGGACCAGCTGCCGGGATACCGCATGATCGCCGACCCGGCGGCGCGCGAGCACGTCGCCGCGGTCTGGGGCGTCCGGCCGGACCAGATCCCGGGGCCCGGGGTGCCGGCGGTCGAGCTGCTCGCCAGCCTCGGCACACCTGACGGCCCGCGGGCACTCTTCGTGCACGGCAGCAACATCGTGGTCAGTGCGCCGGACGCCGGGGCGGTCCGCCGCCGGCTGGAGTCGCTCGACCTGGTGGTCGTCTGCGACATCGTCCCGTCCGAGACCGCGATGCTGGCGGACTACGTCCTACCGGTCACCCAGTGGGCGGAGGAGGACGGCACGATGACCAGTCTCGAGGGCCGCGTCCTTCGCCGTCGACAAGCCGTCCGGGCACCGGCCGGTGTCCGGTCCGAGTTGGAGATATTCGCCGACCTGGCCCGGCGCCTCGAGGCTCCGGGGACCTGGGCGACCGAGCCGCGGGAGGTGTTCGACGAGCTGCGCCGCGCCAGCGCCGGGGGCCGGGCGGACTACGCCGGCATCTCCTACGACCGCCTGGACGCCGGCGAGGCGCTCCACTGGCCGTGTCCGACCGATGACCACCCGGGCACCCCGCGCCTGTTCGCCGACTCGTTCCCGACGCCGAGCGGCCGCGCCTCGATGGTCGCGGTCCGGCAGACCGGTCCGGCCGAGGTCGTGAGTGCCGACGCGCCGGTCTGGCTGGTGACCGGGCGCGTGCTCCAGCACTACCAGTCGGGAGCGCAGACCAGGAGGGTGGCGAAGCTCAACGGCTCGATGCCACGGGCCTACGTCGAGATCCATCCTGCCCTGGCGCAGCGGATCGGGGTGGAGGGTGTCGACGAGATCAGCATCACCTCGGTGAGGGGGTCCATGAGGGCGCAGGCCCGCATCAGCCCCGACATCCGTCCCGACACGGTGTTCGTCCCCTTCCACTTCGCGGACGAGGGCCTCGTCAACGCTGTCACCCTTGCCGCGGTGGACCCCGTGTCCGGCATGCCGGAGTTCAAGGTCTGTGCGGTCTCCGTCGCCAGGACCAGGACATGA
- a CDS encoding FAD-dependent oxidoreductase — protein sequence MSHAGRSGGRTARVVVVGAGMVGHRFVDELSRLAPDVDITLLGEEPYQPYSRVLLTELIAGRVDLAGLSLPTTDGSRVRMELGVAVIEIDRERRCVVTTQGEHPYDHLVLATGARGRIPLLPGLRDGLPRGAHVLRTLDDARDISAGALNVDHAVVVGSGPLGVELACGLRRRGVAVTVLSSAPHLLDRALDPGAGRIAQGAAEGLGIEVVSAVQIAAVGVSDGRVTAVRLRDGVSYPAGLVVLAAGTTPETGLARAAGLETNVGIVVGDGLRTTLDRRIAAIGDCAETPAGISGLVAPGWAQARALARSIALDVPVELPAVSGSAMSLKAAGLSVVTMGDRSTTAHEGDRVVSLADPQVHRHVELVTRGDTLAGFTCVGAPELAAHLSTQFDRPGLLPEDPLHLLAGSGSARPPAASPTAMPAATTVCRCNGVTKGDLVAAWDEGSTTVDSLAAATAATTGCGGCRELVCGLVDWLERSDPHAASQSAPTTRETSVPTG from the coding sequence ATGAGCCACGCAGGACGGAGCGGCGGCCGGACCGCCAGGGTCGTCGTGGTGGGTGCCGGGATGGTGGGCCATCGGTTCGTCGACGAGCTGAGTCGCCTGGCCCCGGACGTCGACATCACGCTGCTCGGCGAGGAGCCCTACCAGCCGTACAGTCGCGTGCTGCTGACCGAGCTGATCGCCGGTCGGGTCGACCTGGCCGGACTGTCGCTGCCCACGACCGACGGGAGCCGGGTCCGGATGGAGCTGGGGGTGGCGGTGATCGAGATCGATCGCGAACGCCGATGTGTCGTCACGACGCAGGGTGAACACCCCTACGACCACCTCGTCCTGGCCACTGGCGCCCGGGGTCGCATCCCGCTGCTGCCCGGCTTGCGGGACGGCCTGCCGAGGGGCGCCCACGTGCTCCGGACGCTCGACGACGCCCGTGACATCTCGGCCGGAGCCCTGAACGTCGACCACGCGGTGGTCGTCGGCAGCGGTCCCTTGGGGGTCGAGCTCGCCTGCGGTCTGAGGCGCCGAGGTGTCGCGGTGACGGTCCTGTCGAGCGCTCCGCACCTGTTGGACCGCGCCCTCGACCCGGGCGCGGGACGCATCGCGCAGGGCGCAGCCGAGGGGCTCGGCATCGAGGTCGTCAGTGCCGTCCAGATCGCGGCCGTGGGCGTCTCCGACGGCCGGGTCACCGCCGTGCGACTGCGTGACGGGGTCTCGTACCCTGCCGGGTTGGTCGTCTTGGCGGCCGGCACGACACCGGAGACGGGGCTGGCCAGGGCGGCCGGGCTGGAGACGAATGTCGGCATCGTCGTGGGCGACGGGCTCCGCACGACCCTGGACCGTCGCATCGCGGCCATCGGCGACTGCGCCGAGACCCCTGCCGGCATCAGCGGACTGGTGGCCCCGGGGTGGGCACAGGCGCGAGCCCTGGCCCGCAGCATCGCCCTCGACGTCCCCGTGGAGCTGCCTGCCGTCAGTGGATCGGCCATGAGCCTCAAGGCAGCGGGACTCAGCGTCGTGACGATGGGGGATCGGTCGACGACCGCCCACGAGGGGGACCGGGTGGTGTCGCTGGCCGATCCACAGGTCCACCGGCACGTCGAGCTCGTGACGCGGGGCGACACCCTGGCGGGGTTCACGTGCGTGGGTGCTCCTGAGCTCGCGGCTCACCTCTCCACCCAGTTCGACCGGCCGGGACTTCTGCCCGAGGATCCGTTGCACCTGCTCGCGGGCTCCGGCTCGGCCCGGCCACCGGCTGCGTCACCCACGGCGATGCCGGCGGCGACCACGGTGTGCCGGTGCAACGGGGTGACCAAGGGAGATCTGGTCGCGGCGTGGGACGAGGGTTCGACCACGGTCGACTCACTGGCTGCGGCGACTGCGGCCACCACGGGGTGCGGCGGGTGTCGCGAGCTCGTCTGCGGGCTCGTCGACTGGTTGGAGCGCTCCGATCCGCACGCCGCCTCACAGTCGGCCCCGACCACCCGTGAGACAAGTGTTCCCACCGGGTAA
- the nirB gene encoding nitrite reductase large subunit NirB: MTDKKRLAVVGAGMVAHRLVEAMVERGADAEWDIDVFGEESRPPYDRVALTSFFADRDPDDLVLGDRELWRRPGVRLHRHSAVTAIDRESRLVHARGTTFAYDRLVLATGSYATVPPIDGADLPGCFVYRTVDDVTELRQWVLDRAAALGRPVRGAVVGGGLLGLEAAGALSALGCETTVVEFADRLMPLQVDQAGGEALRRLIERAGVSVRTATATARVVAGRDRRVARMQFADGDRIGADVVVFATGVRPRDELGRSAGLEVAERGGVVADPGCRTSDESIYAIGEVAHVAGGVWGLVGPGYTMAEVVADRLLGGTAVFEGADLSTKLKLLGVDVASFGDAFALTSGSLEVVYADPTAGVYKKLVMSDDAATLLGGILVGDASAYTTLRPMVGRALGGDPTGWLLPEGVAPAAGGDLPDEATVCSCNNVCAGQVRAAVTDEGCTDLAGVKTCTRAGTSCGSCVPLVKKLVDERLAASGIEVSTALCEHFALSRAQLFDVVRVSGISTFSELLGRHGSGRGCDICRPVVASILSSLGHGHVLEGENAALQDTNDHVMANLQKDGTYSVVPRIPGGEVTPAGLIAIGQVAADFDLYTKITGGQRIDLFGARIEQLPDIWRRLVDAGFESGHAYGKSLRTVKSCVGQSWCRYGVQDSTTLAIELEQRYRGLRSPHKIKLGVSGCARECAEARSKDVGVIATDRGWNMYVGGNGGFTPRHAQLFAEDLSTEDLVRATDRFLMYYVRTADRLQRTAPWLESVEGGLDAVRAVVLHDSLGIGADLDAAMEAHVGSYVDEWAATLADEAKLSRFRSFVNAPDTADPDLAYVDERGQRRPASPVERSVLVAGATIAVRPSDVTA; this comes from the coding sequence ATGACCGACAAGAAGAGGCTCGCCGTCGTGGGCGCCGGCATGGTGGCCCATCGTCTCGTGGAGGCGATGGTGGAGCGAGGTGCCGACGCGGAGTGGGACATCGACGTGTTCGGGGAGGAGTCCCGGCCGCCGTACGACCGGGTGGCTCTGACCTCGTTCTTCGCCGACCGGGACCCTGACGACCTGGTGCTGGGCGACCGGGAGCTCTGGCGCCGGCCCGGGGTCCGCCTCCACCGCCACTCCGCGGTGACCGCGATCGATCGCGAGTCGCGACTGGTCCACGCCCGCGGCACGACCTTTGCCTACGACCGCCTGGTGCTGGCGACCGGCTCGTACGCCACGGTGCCGCCGATCGACGGCGCCGACCTGCCGGGCTGTTTCGTCTACCGCACGGTCGACGACGTCACGGAGCTCCGGCAGTGGGTCCTGGACCGGGCCGCGGCACTCGGCAGGCCCGTGCGGGGGGCCGTGGTGGGCGGAGGGCTCCTGGGACTGGAGGCAGCAGGAGCCCTGTCCGCCCTGGGGTGTGAGACCACGGTGGTGGAGTTCGCCGACCGGCTCATGCCGCTGCAGGTCGACCAGGCCGGCGGTGAGGCGCTCCGCCGGCTCATCGAACGGGCCGGCGTGTCCGTGCGGACCGCCACCGCCACGGCGCGGGTGGTGGCAGGACGTGACCGACGCGTCGCCCGGATGCAGTTCGCCGACGGGGATCGCATCGGGGCCGACGTCGTGGTGTTCGCGACCGGCGTCCGCCCCCGCGACGAGCTGGGGCGGAGCGCCGGGCTGGAGGTCGCCGAGCGGGGCGGAGTGGTGGCCGACCCCGGCTGCCGCACGTCCGACGAGTCGATCTACGCCATCGGCGAGGTCGCCCACGTCGCGGGGGGTGTCTGGGGTCTGGTCGGGCCCGGGTACACGATGGCCGAGGTCGTCGCTGACCGCCTGCTCGGTGGTACGGCGGTGTTCGAGGGGGCCGACCTCTCCACCAAGCTCAAGCTCCTCGGCGTCGATGTGGCCAGCTTCGGCGACGCCTTCGCCCTCACGTCGGGGAGCCTCGAGGTCGTCTATGCCGACCCCACCGCCGGGGTCTACAAGAAGCTGGTCATGAGCGACGACGCCGCGACGCTCCTGGGCGGCATCCTGGTCGGTGACGCGAGCGCGTACACGACCCTGCGCCCGATGGTGGGCCGCGCCCTCGGGGGGGACCCGACCGGCTGGCTGCTGCCCGAAGGTGTCGCGCCCGCCGCCGGCGGCGACCTGCCCGACGAGGCGACGGTGTGCTCCTGCAACAACGTGTGTGCCGGCCAGGTGAGGGCCGCGGTCACCGACGAGGGCTGCACCGACCTGGCGGGCGTCAAGACCTGCACGCGCGCGGGCACCAGCTGCGGGTCGTGCGTTCCCTTGGTCAAGAAGCTCGTCGACGAGCGGCTGGCCGCATCGGGGATCGAGGTCAGCACCGCGTTGTGCGAGCACTTCGCGCTGTCGCGGGCCCAGCTGTTCGACGTCGTCCGGGTGAGCGGCATCAGCACCTTCAGCGAACTGCTGGGCCGGCACGGCTCGGGGCGCGGCTGCGACATCTGCCGACCGGTGGTCGCCTCGATCCTGTCCAGTCTCGGTCACGGACATGTGCTCGAGGGCGAGAACGCTGCCCTGCAGGACACCAACGACCACGTGATGGCGAACCTGCAGAAGGACGGCACCTACTCCGTGGTGCCGCGCATCCCGGGCGGGGAGGTGACCCCCGCGGGGCTCATCGCGATCGGCCAGGTGGCTGCGGACTTCGACCTGTACACCAAGATCACCGGCGGACAGCGGATCGACCTGTTCGGCGCGCGCATCGAGCAGCTGCCGGACATCTGGCGCCGGTTGGTCGACGCGGGGTTCGAGTCCGGGCACGCCTACGGCAAGTCGCTGCGCACCGTGAAGTCCTGCGTCGGCCAGTCATGGTGCCGGTACGGGGTGCAGGACTCCACGACTCTCGCGATCGAGCTCGAGCAGCGCTACCGGGGGTTGCGGTCACCGCACAAGATCAAGCTCGGCGTGTCGGGCTGCGCGCGGGAGTGCGCCGAGGCCCGGAGCAAGGACGTGGGCGTCATCGCGACCGACCGCGGCTGGAACATGTACGTGGGGGGCAACGGCGGCTTCACCCCGCGGCACGCGCAGCTGTTCGCCGAGGACCTGTCGACCGAGGACCTGGTGCGAGCGACCGACCGGTTCCTCATGTACTACGTGCGGACGGCCGACCGGTTGCAGCGGACCGCCCCGTGGTTGGAGTCCGTCGAGGGTGGCCTCGACGCGGTCAGGGCGGTGGTGCTCCACGACAGTCTCGGCATCGGGGCCGACCTCGACGCGGCGATGGAGGCGCACGTCGGCAGCTACGTCGACGAGTGGGCCGCGACCCTCGCGGACGAGGCCAAGCTGAGCCGCTTCCGGTCGTTCGTCAATGCTCCGGACACGGCCGACCCCGATCTGGCGTACGTCGACGAGCGCGGACAGCGCCGACCCGCCTCGCCGGTCGAGCGGAGCGTCCTCGTCGCCGGTGCCACGATCGCCGTCCGGCCGTCGGACGTGACCGCGTGA
- the nirD gene encoding nitrite reductase small subunit NirD, producing the protein MSRWQRVCRLDDLLPDRGAAALVGGIQIALFRSATGERVHAVGHRDPFSGANVMARGLVGTRQGVPTVASPMHKQTFDLVTGLCLDDPEVGLDVWPTRIMDGWVEIGTTGTDR; encoded by the coding sequence GTGAGCCGGTGGCAGCGGGTGTGCCGGCTCGACGACCTCCTGCCGGACCGAGGCGCGGCCGCGCTCGTCGGGGGCATCCAGATCGCCCTGTTCCGCTCGGCCACCGGCGAGCGCGTCCACGCAGTCGGGCACCGCGACCCGTTCAGCGGCGCGAACGTGATGGCTCGCGGGCTCGTCGGGACCCGCCAAGGGGTGCCCACGGTGGCATCGCCGATGCACAAGCAGACCTTCGACCTGGTGACCGGTCTCTGCCTCGACGACCCCGAGGTCGGCCTCGACGTCTGGCCGACCCGCATCATGGACGGATGGGTGGAGATCGGCACGACGGGCACGGACCGGTGA
- a CDS encoding uroporphyrinogen-III synthase codes for MTTLGPVLAGTRVLVTAQRRASDLALALERRGAEVSVAAALGVESHIDEQTLLDRTRHLIAEGADIVVVTTGIGLRGWLDTAEAAGLGGDLIDALRSVRLVARGPKARGALQAAGLVPDWVAESETSAEIADFLLAEGVDGLSIAVQHHGAGDDGLETRLAAAGARPYGLVVYRWGPPPDRAVLERSVRDTADGSFDAVVFTSAPGAAAWLHVVQAAGVLDEVLRLAKDDRLVVAAVGPVTAEPLRTAGFDPLLPERARLGALVRSLVILLGDASTSVRTAGGDLRVRATTATLDHVPLPVSPSGLAVLRLLATEPGTVRTREELLLVLPGESTDPHSAEVAVARLRDAVGRAVVQTVVKRGYRLAVREAP; via the coding sequence GTGACGACGCTCGGCCCGGTCCTGGCGGGGACCCGCGTGCTGGTGACGGCGCAGCGCCGGGCGTCGGACCTCGCGCTCGCGTTGGAGCGCCGAGGCGCCGAGGTGAGCGTCGCTGCTGCGCTCGGGGTGGAGTCCCACATCGACGAGCAGACCCTGCTCGACCGGACCAGGCACCTCATCGCCGAGGGTGCGGACATCGTGGTGGTGACAACCGGCATCGGTCTGCGGGGGTGGCTCGACACCGCGGAGGCCGCGGGTCTGGGGGGTGACCTGATCGACGCCCTGAGGTCGGTGCGCCTGGTCGCCCGCGGACCCAAGGCGCGGGGTGCGTTGCAGGCGGCGGGGCTCGTGCCGGACTGGGTCGCGGAGTCCGAGACCTCGGCCGAGATCGCCGACTTCCTCCTGGCGGAGGGCGTGGACGGGCTGTCGATCGCCGTGCAGCACCACGGAGCAGGAGACGACGGACTCGAGACCCGCCTGGCAGCGGCAGGGGCGCGGCCGTACGGGCTGGTGGTCTACCGGTGGGGCCCGCCCCCGGACCGCGCGGTGCTCGAGCGATCGGTCCGGGACACCGCCGACGGCAGCTTCGACGCGGTGGTCTTCACCTCGGCGCCCGGCGCCGCGGCGTGGCTCCACGTCGTGCAGGCCGCCGGGGTGCTCGACGAGGTCCTGCGGCTGGCGAAGGACGACCGACTGGTCGTCGCGGCGGTCGGTCCGGTGACCGCGGAGCCCCTGCGGACTGCCGGGTTCGACCCGCTGCTGCCGGAGCGGGCCCGGCTCGGTGCGCTGGTCCGATCACTCGTGATCCTGCTGGGTGACGCATCCACGAGCGTCCGCACGGCGGGCGGTGACCTCCGGGTGCGTGCGACCACCGCGACGCTCGACCACGTGCCGCTCCCTGTGTCGCCGAGCGGCCTCGCCGTGCTGCGCCTGCTGGCGACCGAGCCGGGGACGGTCCGCACACGCGAGGAGCTGCTGTTGGTGCTGCCGGGGGAGTCGACCGACCCGCACTCCGCCGAGGTCGCGGTGGCGCGGCTCCGCGACGCCGTCGGTCGCGCCGTGGTGCAGACGGTCGTCAAGCGCGGGTACCGCCTGGCCGTGCGGGAGGCGCCGTGA
- a CDS encoding sirohydrochlorin chelatase — MTTTVVATSHGTHAPAARRAVTALVDAVRRTVEHLDVQEAFVDVQEPRPAAVVDVAPGPVVVLPLLLTAGWHVRVDIARAADRPWAVAAEPLGPDPRLTALMLRRLLEAGSTPDDVVVLGVAGSTERRAIDEVDRAADDLARARGGPVVAGHLGGSGPAFADVVRTVARPGRRTVAASYLLAPGFFHDRLDRSGVDLVTPPLLDDGPVDRGVVSVVVDRVAAAIGRLDRAAAATPRSGAVEWHLSRS; from the coding sequence GTGACCACCACGGTCGTGGCCACCAGTCACGGGACCCACGCGCCGGCCGCGCGACGGGCCGTCACGGCCCTGGTCGACGCCGTCCGTCGCACGGTCGAGCACCTGGACGTCCAGGAGGCCTTCGTCGACGTGCAGGAGCCGCGGCCCGCCGCCGTGGTCGACGTCGCGCCCGGGCCGGTCGTGGTGCTGCCGCTGCTGCTCACCGCCGGCTGGCACGTGCGGGTCGACATCGCCCGGGCCGCCGATCGTCCGTGGGCCGTGGCGGCCGAGCCTCTGGGTCCCGACCCCCGACTGACCGCTCTGATGCTGCGGCGGCTGCTCGAGGCCGGGTCGACCCCCGACGACGTCGTCGTGCTCGGGGTGGCGGGCTCCACCGAGCGGCGCGCGATCGACGAGGTCGACCGGGCCGCGGACGACCTCGCCCGAGCACGGGGCGGCCCGGTCGTGGCCGGGCACCTGGGCGGCTCGGGTCCGGCCTTCGCGGACGTCGTCCGGACCGTCGCCCGCCCCGGGCGACGCACCGTGGCGGCCTCCTACCTGCTGGCTCCGGGCTTCTTCCACGACCGGCTGGACCGTTCGGGCGTCGACCTCGTCACACCACCGTTGCTGGACGACGGGCCGGTCGACCGCGGTGTGGTGTCCGTGGTCGTCGATCGAGTGGCCGCAGCGATCGGACGGCTGGACCGCGCTGCCGCGGCCACGCCACGGTCGGGAGCGGTCGAGTGGCACTTGTCACGGTCCTGA
- a CDS encoding sirohydrochlorin chelatase, which produces MNRSLILCARGAEDPAGRADLSRLVNAVRREARGLDVVDCYLDGQEPGIAEVVASTSGPRALVPLVLVHDRAVSVDITRAAAVDASVTVTAPLGPDWVLAEIGVQRLIAAGARPSDTIVLAIDALVEDRAVTDVGKAARLLSAVWGGRVHVGSLGGPDTSLVEALDVARAYGRRVVVAPYLLTRGHALDVIGQAGADVVTAPILTHGAPDPRLVGLVLDRARSRSVPGAPQAAGPGDEPRLAHG; this is translated from the coding sequence GTGAACCGTTCGTTGATCCTCTGCGCGCGGGGCGCGGAGGACCCCGCGGGCCGTGCGGACCTGTCGCGACTGGTCAACGCCGTGCGACGGGAGGCGCGAGGCCTGGACGTGGTCGACTGCTACCTGGACGGCCAGGAACCGGGCATCGCCGAGGTCGTCGCCTCCACCAGCGGGCCACGGGCGCTGGTGCCCCTCGTGCTGGTGCACGACCGTGCCGTGTCGGTCGACATCACCCGGGCGGCAGCCGTCGACGCCTCGGTGACGGTGACCGCGCCGCTCGGCCCCGACTGGGTGCTGGCCGAGATCGGTGTGCAGCGGCTCATCGCGGCCGGGGCCCGACCGAGTGACACCATCGTGCTGGCGATCGACGCCCTGGTGGAGGACCGCGCCGTCACCGACGTGGGGAAGGCGGCTCGCCTCCTCAGCGCCGTCTGGGGCGGACGGGTCCACGTGGGGTCGCTCGGGGGTCCCGACACCTCGCTGGTCGAGGCTCTCGACGTCGCCCGGGCCTACGGGCGGCGGGTCGTCGTGGCGCCCTACCTGCTGACCCGTGGCCATGCGCTCGACGTCATCGGCCAGGCGGGGGCCGACGTGGTCACCGCACCGATCCTCACCCACGGTGCCCCGGACCCCCGGCTCGTGGGGCTCGTGCTGGACCGGGCCCGCTCCCGCAGCGTGCCCGGAGCCCCGCAGGCCGCCGGTCCCGGCGACGAACCCCGCCTCGCCCACGGCTGA